The Fuscovulum sp. sequence GCGCAGGTGGGTTTCGTGGCGCACCAGCGCATAGTCGCGGGGGCGGGTGTCAGCTATCGGCGTTGCGGATGTGGCGGTGTAATGCGCCACCGCGCTGCGCAGCCGGGTCAGGCTGGGCAGGCGAGAGATGACGGGAACCAGCGCCCGGGACATCCTCTCTTTCATCTGCGCGCCTTTCTTGCTGACAGTCCTATGCCAAGGCAGGAACGGCAGGGTTGAGTTATGTTTTAGCAGGCATCTTGTGATGACGGCACAGGGTAAGGCTTTTGCCATTCCTGCCGTTAAGACAGGGGTGATCCACCTGATCAAAGGACAGTGCAACAATGGCAGAGGAAACGGTCAGCCCCTGGCCCGCGATAGCGGGGTTCAGCGTGGTGAGCGGGACGATGATCCTGTGTCTGGGTGCGCTGCTGCTGCGGCCGCCGCCGCCGATGCCTTGGGCAGAGGCTGAGGCAGAGGCGGAGAAAGCGCCGGACAACCGCGAGGCTTTGCCACGGGTCTATGTCCCATTGACCGACACGCTGACGATTGCGCTTCGCGAGACTGGGCCCCGGATGGAGGCAGGGCTTGCATTGGCTGTGCGCGGATCGACGGAGGATCTGTTGAAGCTGAATTCGCTGGTCGAGGCGCGGATCGGGCCGATCGAGGCCGAGGTGGTGCGCGCGGCGCAGGAAGTGGTGGCCAGCAGCGCGGACAGCCAGTCGCTTCATGCGGAACTGCCGGGGCGGCTGCGCGCGGTGATCAACGACCAGATCGGGAGCGATGTCTGGCCCGACCCGGTGGAAGAAGTGCTGATCACGTCGCTGACGGTGAACTGAGGCGGCACACATCTTGCAACCCCGCGGTGGGACCGACAACCGCAGGAGACAAGGATGACCCCGGAGTGTGAGAGCAAGGACTTGCAGGCCCTGCAAGGCGTGATGGTGCAGGGGATGGTGGTGGAATGCGTGGTCTTTGACCATGCCGACCGCCCTAAGCGGCGGCATCTGTTGCCCTTGGCGGCGCTGCTGAAGCCCCTGACGGGCGGGATCAGCGGTCTTGCTGCCGACGCCAGGTAAGCAGGCGGTAAAGGAAGGTTCCCGCGATCACCAGCGGGAACCACAGCACCAGCTGGCGCAGATCGGGCAGGTTTGACAGCAGGCTGTTGGTGAGAACCGGGTCGAGCAGGCCCAGCCCCAGCAGCGGCGCGGCCGACAGCAGGAACCAGCGAGTATTCAGACAACGGTTGCAGGGCGCGGCAGGCCCCTGCCGCCGCTTTTTGCGTTGCGGCGGCGGCGGGTCGGCAAGGGGCGCGTCAGCCATTAGGTCCGCTGTATCCACGGTGGGTTCAGCCCTGACCGCCGCTATAGGCCGCGCGCATCTTGCGGGTCTGGCGCGGTTCGTTGCGGCTGCGGTTGAGGACCAATTCCAGCGCGGTGATGGCCCCGGCGACAACAGATTGCGCGTGGCGGGCGATGGCCTGCTGATGCGGGGCGAGGCCGCGCGACAGACGATCCATCGCAGTGGCGCAAAGCAGGATCTGTTCCGGATCGCCGTTCCGGATTGCCGTGTTCAGGTCGGCCTCAAGCACCGCGAGTTCGATGCGGGCGGGATCGGTCATCTGCGTCATGCTGCGTTCTCGCTGCGGACGGTTCCGATTTGCTGCCATGCCGACAGAAGGTTGGCGATGTGATCGGCGCATTCGGCCAGCTTGGGCGATGGTTCGCGGCGGAAGGCTTCGGCCACTCGGAGGCGGCAGTATTCATAGACGCGGAAGAGGTTGTCCGAAATCTCGCCGCCCTTTTCGAAATCGAGGCTGGATTGCAGA is a genomic window containing:
- a CDS encoding flagellar protein FliS, encoding MSFLDARAQYRRTDNGEALSVESPHGIILVTLRELERSLRVLAAAEPDRTYPSQHVNRAFTAIYILQSSLDFEKGGEISDNLFRVYEYCRLRVAEAFRREPSPKLAECADHIANLLSAWQQIGTVRSENAA